One genomic segment of Hevea brasiliensis isolate MT/VB/25A 57/8 chromosome 3, ASM3005281v1, whole genome shotgun sequence includes these proteins:
- the LOC110666243 gene encoding ACT domain-containing protein ACR10, with protein sequence MGILHDDVVIISQSEKERDLSVITVNCPDKTGLGSDLCRIILFFGLNIVKGDLSTDGKWCYIVFWVAGNSSTRWGLLKKRLLGVCPSCSSASGISYYRSELQQPPRPPDVFLLKLCCHDRRGLLHNVTEVLCELELIIKKVKVSTTPDGRVMDLFFVTDTRELLHTNRRKEDTYDHLKAVMGDAMISCDIEMVGPEITACSQGSSFLPTTITDDMLHLEIPDELPSSLTSASVSVTMDNLLSPAHTLVQIACQDHKGLLYDIMRTLKDYNIQISYGRFTIKESRNCEIDLFVQADGKKVVDPNKQKALSSRLEMELLRPLRVAVVSRGPDTELLVANPVELSGKGRPLVFHDITLALKMLKTCIFSAEIRRRMIGDREFEVYRVLLDEGESLRIPRSKIEEAVWNMLMGWD encoded by the exons ATGGGTATTTTACACGACGACGTGGTGATCATCAGTCAATCAGAGAAAGAAAGAGACCTCAGCGTCATTACCGTTAATTGCCCTGATAAGACTGGTCTTGGTAGTGATTTGTGTCGCATCATACTCTTCTTTGGCCTTAATATCGTTAAAGGAG ATTTATCTACGGATGGTAAATGGTGTTACATAGTGTTTTGGGTTGCTGGCAATTCATCAACTAGATGGGGCCTTTTGAAGAAGAGATTATTAGGGGTTTGCCCTTCTTGCTCTTCAGCTTCTGGGATTTCGTATTATCGTTCAGAATTGCAGCAGCCTCCAAGGCCTCCTGATGTTTTTCTATTGAAGTTATGCTGTCATGACCGAAGAGGGCTTTTACACA ATGTGACTGAGGTGCTGTGTGAGCTTGAACTCATTATAAAAAAAGTGAAGGTATCCACAACACCAGATGGGAGGGTGATGGACCTATTCTTCGTTACAGACACCAG GGAGCTTCTACATACAAATAGGAGAAAGGAGGATACATATGATCACTTAAAAGCTGTTATGGGAGATGCCATGATAAGCTGTGACATAGAAATGGTTGGCCCTGAAATTACTGCATGTTCGCAGGGATCTTCATTTCTTCCAACTACAATCACAGACGACATGCTTCACTTAGAAATTCCTGATGAACTCCCAAGTTCACTAACTTCCGCCAGTGTTTCTGTGACAATGGACAATTTACTGAGTCCTGCTCATACACTTGTTCAAATTGCATGCCAAGATCACAAAGGTCTTCTTTATGACATAATGAGAACTTTGAAGGATTACAATATACAG ATTTCTTATGGACGCTTCACTATAAAAGAAAGTAGGAACTGTGAGATTGACTTGTTTGTTCAAGCTGATGGGAAGAAAGTCGTTGACCCTAACAAACAGAAAGCATTGTCTTCTCGTCTGGAGATGGAATTACTACGCCCTCTCAGAGTAGCTGTTGTTAGCCGCGGTCCTGACACAGAGCTACTAGTGGCAAATCCTGTTGAGTTATCTGGCAAGGGCAGACCTCTTGTGTTTCATGATATCACACTTGCTCTCAAGATGCTTAAGACTTGCATTTTTTCG GCTGAGATTAGGAGGCGCATGATTGGAGATCGTGAATTTGAAGTGTACAGAGTCTTGCTTGATGAAGGGGAAAGTTTGCGCATCCCAAGAAGCAAAATAGAGGAAGCAGTTTGGAATATGCTAATGGGTTGGGACTGA
- the LOC110666244 gene encoding S-adenosylmethionine synthase 2: METFLFTSESVNEGHPDKLCDQVSDAILDACLEQDPESKVACETCTKTNMVMVFGEITTKAKVNYEKIVRDTCRGIGFTSADVGLDADKCKVLVNIEQQSLDIAQGVHGHLTKKPEEIGAGDQGHMFGYATDETPELMPLTHVLATKLGAKLTEVRKNETCPWLRPDGKTQVTVEYRNESGAMVPVRVHTVLISTQHDETVTNDQIAADLKEHVIKPVIPAQYLDDKTIFHLNPSGRFVIGGPHGDAGLTGRKIIIDTYGGWGAHGGGAFSGKDPTKVDRSGAYIVRQAAKSVVASGLARRCIVQVSYAIGVPEPLSVFVDTYTTGKIPDKDILALIKENFDFRPGMIAINLDLKKGGNFRYQKTAAYGHFGRDEPDFSWETVKLLKPKA, translated from the coding sequence ATGGAGACCTTTCTTTTCACTTCTGAGTCTGTTAATGAGGGACACCCTGACAAGCTCTGTGACCAAGTCTCAGATGCCATTCTTGATGCCTGCCTAGAACAAGACCCAGAGAGCAAGGTTGCCTGTGAGACCTGTACAAAGACTAACATGGTCATGGTCTTTGGTGAGATAACAACCAAGGCTAAAGTAAACTATGAGAAAATCGTTAGAGATACTTGCAGAGGCATTGGGTTTACATCTGCTGATGTTGGCCTTGATGCTGATAAGTGTAAGGTCCTTGTTAACATTGAGCAACAAAGCCTCGATATTGCCCAAGGAGTTCATGGCCATCTCACCAAGAAACCTGAGGAAATCGGAGCTGGTGATCAAGGCCACATGTTTGGCTATGCCACTGATGAAACTCCTGAGCTTATGCCACTAACTCATGTACTTGCCACCAAGCTTGGTGCCAAGCTCACTGAGGTGAGAAAGAACGAGACATGTCCATGGTTGAGGCCTGATGGCAAGACCCAGGTTACTGTTGAGTATAGAAATGAAAGTGGCGCCATGGTGCCCGTTAGGGTTCACACTGTTCTGATTTCAACACAACATGATGAGACTGTCACCAATGATCAGATTGCAGCAGACTTGAAAGAGCATGTAATTAAGCCTGTTATCCCAGCTCAATATCTTGATGACAAGACTATCTTCCACCTTAACCCTTCAGGCCGGTTTGTCATTGGAGGGCCCCATGGAGATGCAGGACTCACTGGTCGAAAGATTATTATCGACACGTATGGTGGATGGGGAGCTCATGGTGGAGGTGCCTTCTCAGGGAAGGATCCAACTAAAGTGGACAGAAGTGGTGCATATATTGTTAGGCAGGCAGCAAAGAGTGTGGTAGCCTCAGGGCTTGCCAGGCGGTGTATTGTGCAGGTTTCGTATGCAATTGGCGTCCCAGAACCATTGTCAGTCTTTGTGGACACTTACACGACAGGGAAGATTCCAGACAAAGATATTTTGGCATTGATTAAGGAGAATTTTGACTTCAGGCCTGGAATGATTGCTATCAATCTTGACTTGAAGAAAGGAGGCAACTTCAGGTACCAGAAGACtgctgcttatggtcattttggtCGTGATGAACCAGATTTCAGTTGGGAGACTGTCAAGCTCCTCAAACCCAAGGCCTGA